In one Neobacillus sp. CF12 genomic region, the following are encoded:
- a CDS encoding Dps family protein — translation MATTTKTKSKNETLSDTLNRQVANFSILHMKLHHFHWYVKGENFFTLHVKFEELYKEAALHLDTIAERMLSQRALPVATLTEILELTTLKEATGDEDAQQMVQSLADDFEMICTELTEGITLAEENEDQPTADLLVHIRTSLEKHRWMFEAYLSK, via the coding sequence ATGGCAACAACTACTAAAACAAAATCAAAAAACGAAACGTTATCGGATACTCTCAACAGGCAGGTGGCAAACTTTTCTATTCTCCATATGAAACTGCATCATTTCCATTGGTATGTAAAAGGAGAGAACTTTTTCACCCTGCACGTTAAATTTGAGGAACTTTATAAAGAAGCTGCCTTACATCTTGATACGATTGCGGAAAGAATGCTTTCGCAAAGGGCATTACCAGTGGCGACTCTTACGGAGATCCTGGAACTTACCACACTAAAAGAAGCTACAGGTGATGAAGATGCACAGCAAATGGTTCAATCACTGGCTGATGATTTTGAGATGATTTGTACCGAACTGACAGAAGGCATTACACTGGCCGAGGAAAATGAAGATCAGCCGACTGCCGACTTGCTCGTTCACATTCGTACCTCGTTAGAAAAACATCGCTGGATGTTTGAGGCTTATTTGAGTAAGTAA
- a CDS encoding CHASE3 domain-containing protein has product MKGLHFNIHTKIIAGYFFILVCLVVSLLIVMNRMSVMQKEVDFVSQHDIEVHNLANQIQKNVLDIETGMRGYVITGNEEYLEPYNTASRSWLDNFNTLHSLLADNGTQQRNLEEMKPLIMNYIISTAEYVVNQKKINNQTYIDEHFRKNTGKKKTDELREHFDTFLENQKNLTNKRVEQLNQDTANLKVTLYGIILLVSLITIATAVFLSNSIVKTIKQVVRTIRSVTDSRETEVDLSTRIEVSTHDETRELAEAMNELLSNLEKQNWVQKSVAEISTMYQGVTDLTELTHAFIAKLAPMLDAVYGVVYLRKSQGSEVRYVKEAGYAIVGEDGAAASFRLGEGLIGQAAMDKRIFLIDQLPEQHFKVSSGLGDSSPRNLLVAPILVDGRVEAVVEFAAFQPFMSQHLTLLDLLQDKFGSAITNVAGRMEVERLLGESQVLTEELQAQSEELQAQSEELQMQQEQLRITNDYLEEQKQYAEQRAFELKKAKDELEDYSRKLQMSSQFKSDFLANMSHELRTPLNSILILSQMLMENDGEMDSSEVKESSQVVYTAGSDLLRLIDDILDLSKIEAGKIEILTDEVNVTEIPQMMKSMFGPVAAKKNLNFEVLTADNVPSVITTDGQRLQQIWKNLLSNAFKFTEQGSVQVRIECAESEKVEELLPGLDEDELVLAISVTDTGIGIAQEKQQIIFEAFQQVDGTTNRQYGGTGLGLSICREFTRLLGGAITVQSEPEKGSTFTLYIPGRLEAVDYHHQLDHLALEEVAVSVSGLTEDQQPISDVTETVEVIEAEASDGQLFKGKKVLLVEDDRRNVFALVTALEKKGVKVQVAENGKRAIEFLQEQADFDLVFMDIMMPVMGGYEAMKVIRQDLEMERLPIIALTAKAMKGERDKCMEAGASDYIMKPLNINQLFSLMRVWLTEQVNED; this is encoded by the coding sequence ATGAAGGGGTTACATTTCAACATCCATACAAAAATTATTGCGGGTTATTTTTTCATTTTGGTTTGCTTAGTTGTCTCCCTGTTGATTGTCATGAATCGGATGTCAGTCATGCAGAAAGAAGTTGATTTCGTATCGCAGCATGATATCGAGGTTCACAATTTAGCAAATCAGATTCAAAAAAACGTATTAGATATCGAAACGGGTATGAGAGGGTACGTGATAACAGGCAACGAAGAGTACCTTGAGCCCTACAATACAGCGAGCCGGAGCTGGCTCGACAACTTTAATACGCTTCATTCCCTGTTGGCGGATAACGGGACGCAGCAGCGGAATTTAGAAGAAATGAAACCATTGATTATGAACTATATCATTAGTACCGCAGAATACGTGGTCAATCAAAAAAAGATCAATAATCAGACATATATAGACGAGCATTTTAGAAAAAATACAGGCAAAAAGAAGACGGATGAACTGCGTGAGCATTTTGATACTTTCCTTGAAAATCAAAAGAACCTGACAAATAAGCGTGTGGAGCAGCTGAATCAGGACACTGCCAATCTGAAAGTGACGTTGTATGGCATTATCCTGCTGGTTTCTTTGATTACGATTGCAACCGCTGTATTCCTGTCCAATTCGATTGTCAAAACGATAAAGCAGGTAGTCCGGACGATTAGAAGTGTTACGGATTCGAGAGAGACAGAGGTTGACCTTTCCACAAGAATCGAGGTCAGCACACATGATGAAACCCGTGAACTTGCAGAAGCAATGAACGAGCTTCTCAGCAATCTTGAGAAACAGAATTGGGTTCAGAAGAGTGTGGCGGAAATCTCGACGATGTACCAGGGAGTGACGGATCTGACGGAATTGACGCATGCCTTTATTGCCAAGCTTGCTCCTATGCTTGATGCGGTCTACGGTGTCGTCTATCTGCGCAAGTCGCAAGGCAGTGAAGTTCGATACGTGAAAGAGGCCGGTTATGCCATCGTTGGGGAAGATGGTGCTGCGGCGAGTTTCCGATTAGGAGAAGGATTAATCGGCCAGGCTGCAATGGATAAAAGAATCTTCCTGATTGACCAGCTGCCAGAGCAACATTTTAAAGTCTCATCGGGATTAGGTGATTCTTCGCCAAGAAATCTTTTGGTTGCGCCCATTTTAGTGGATGGCAGGGTAGAAGCGGTGGTTGAGTTCGCGGCGTTTCAGCCGTTTATGTCTCAGCATTTAACACTATTGGATCTGCTTCAGGATAAGTTTGGATCTGCGATTACCAATGTGGCCGGGCGGATGGAAGTAGAAAGGCTGCTCGGGGAATCACAGGTGTTAACCGAAGAACTTCAGGCGCAATCAGAGGAACTTCAAGCCCAATCCGAAGAATTGCAAATGCAGCAGGAACAGCTGCGGATTACCAATGACTATTTGGAAGAACAGAAGCAATATGCTGAACAAAGGGCGTTTGAGCTAAAGAAAGCAAAGGATGAACTGGAGGACTATTCACGGAAACTGCAGATGAGTTCGCAGTTTAAATCTGATTTTCTAGCGAATATGTCACACGAGCTGCGCACGCCATTAAACAGTATTCTGATTCTTTCCCAAATGCTGATGGAAAATGACGGGGAAATGGACAGTTCAGAAGTGAAGGAATCCTCCCAGGTCGTCTATACGGCCGGTAGTGATTTGCTGCGGCTGATTGATGATATCCTTGATTTATCAAAAATTGAAGCAGGTAAGATAGAAATTTTAACCGATGAAGTCAACGTGACAGAAATTCCACAAATGATGAAGAGCATGTTCGGTCCTGTTGCTGCAAAGAAGAATCTAAACTTTGAAGTGTTGACAGCTGATAATGTGCCTTCGGTGATAACGACAGACGGACAGCGATTGCAGCAAATTTGGAAGAATTTATTATCCAATGCCTTTAAATTTACGGAGCAGGGTTCTGTTCAGGTAAGAATTGAATGTGCGGAATCAGAAAAGGTGGAGGAACTTTTGCCTGGTTTGGATGAAGATGAATTGGTGCTGGCCATCTCTGTGACCGATACAGGAATCGGAATCGCTCAAGAGAAGCAGCAAATTATCTTCGAGGCGTTTCAACAGGTTGATGGTACAACCAATCGCCAATATGGCGGAACCGGTTTGGGGTTATCAATCTGCCGTGAATTTACCCGTTTGCTTGGCGGTGCGATTACCGTTCAAAGTGAACCGGAAAAAGGAAGCACGTTTACCCTATATATCCCTGGAAGACTGGAGGCGGTCGACTATCATCATCAACTGGATCATCTGGCGCTTGAAGAGGTGGCAGTAAGTGTGAGCGGGTTGACAGAGGACCAGCAACCGATAAGTGACGTAACAGAAACGGTCGAAGTAATAGAGGCAGAAGCTTCTGATGGCCAGTTGTTTAAAGGGAAGAAAGTGCTGTTAGTAGAAGATGATCGCCGGAATGTATTTGCACTTGTAACCGCCTTGGAGAAAAAGGGTGTGAAGGTTCAAGTCGCGGAGAACGGTAAGCGGGCGATTGAATTTTTACAGGAACAAGCGGATTTTGACCTCGTTTTCATGGATATCATGATGCCGGTGATGGGGGGCTATGAAGCGATGAAGGTGATCCGGCAGGACTTGGAGATGGAAAGACTGCCAATCATTGCGCTGACGGCCAAGGCGATGAAAGGCGAACGTGACAAGTGTATGGAGGCAGGTGCTTCCGATTATATAATGAAACCATTAAATATCAATCAGTTATTCTCGTTAATGCGGGTATGGCTGACCGAGCAGGTGAATGAAGATTGA
- a CDS encoding protein-glutamate O-methyltransferase CheR — MVTDINLPEPNELQEIEIKLLLEGVYQMYGYDFRGYVRGSIGRRILNRMKAERLPTITALLEKVLHEPGVLERLLNDFSIRMTEMYRDPSFFAAFRNEVVPLLRELPEIRIWHAGCATGEEVYSMTILLQEEGIMEKTKIYATDMNEIALTSAQKGAFPLKKMQQYTKNYLKAGGKKAFSEYYTTDHQFAYFSPNLNENLTFAQHNLVSDSSFNEFHVILCRNVMIYFDNTLQQQVHSLFYDSLADGGFIGLGSKESILGLPKGMKYTEFNSHEKIYRKK, encoded by the coding sequence ATCGTAACAGACATCAATCTGCCAGAGCCAAATGAGCTGCAGGAAATAGAAATTAAATTGCTGCTTGAGGGCGTGTATCAAATGTATGGATATGACTTCCGAGGCTATGTAAGGGGCTCGATTGGCAGGAGAATTTTAAACCGGATGAAGGCGGAGAGGCTGCCGACGATTACGGCTTTATTGGAAAAAGTCCTCCACGAACCAGGGGTTTTGGAGCGTCTATTGAATGATTTTTCCATCCGAATGACGGAAATGTACCGTGATCCCAGTTTTTTTGCAGCTTTCCGAAACGAAGTGGTGCCATTGCTGCGGGAGCTTCCTGAAATCAGAATTTGGCATGCCGGTTGTGCCACAGGTGAGGAGGTTTACTCTATGACCATCCTGCTGCAGGAGGAGGGGATCATGGAGAAAACGAAAATCTACGCAACTGATATGAATGAAATAGCCCTGACTTCTGCACAAAAAGGAGCCTTTCCGCTTAAAAAAATGCAGCAATATACGAAGAATTACTTGAAAGCGGGTGGGAAAAAAGCATTCTCCGAGTACTATACCACGGATCATCAGTTTGCCTATTTTTCACCTAACTTGAACGAGAACCTTACTTTTGCTCAACACAATTTGGTGAGTGACAGCTCGTTTAATGAATTTCATGTGATTTTATGCCGCAATGTGATGATTTATTTTGATAACACTCTGCAGCAGCAAGTGCATAGCCTGTTCTATGACAGTCTGGCGGATGGCGGATTTATTGGACTGGGAAGTAAGGAATCGATTCTAGGCTTGCCAAAGGGCATGAAATACACGGAATTTAATTCACATGAAAAAATCTATCGGAAAAAGTGA
- the cls gene encoding cardiolipin synthase — MKIRFEIFFVMMMIFFCWMVLFTRFPFWWKALAFSLYAGIILYSVAELWLQNRSVPRTLLWTCLLLLVPVGGYIFYVYSGQLLFKGELFKSKRASDRELFEVLGKNKRPVEMPSMLSEHQRGFIRYLERVTLTDQNQNTRTQILKNGEATFEEVKQRLKEAKDFIHLEYYIFRYDRLGQELMDILSAKVKEGVEVRLIYDAFGSFALSDHDRRKMAESGIQLHPFLPLKFGWITQKFNFRNHRKIIVIDGKIGFVGGLNVGVEYLGEDNKIGFWCDTHVLLEGEAVQTLHAVFLLDWKYVCGEMLFEDPRYLMPLPVEGDGLVHVVASGPETRDMGDHFYALITSATKSIWIATPYFIPNQAIMTALRVAAKKGIQVRLMVPESNDGFLTQYATQSYFSELLRAGIELYTYQKGFLHKKVIIVDGEMASIGTANLDLRSFHLNFEVHLFLTGTDSIDDLVGHFEEDLRECRRVRPVGFYKRGLGVKWKESFARLFSGIL; from the coding sequence ATGAAAATAAGATTCGAGATTTTCTTTGTCATGATGATGATCTTCTTCTGCTGGATGGTTCTTTTTACAAGATTCCCTTTTTGGTGGAAAGCATTAGCGTTCAGTTTGTATGCAGGTATCATTTTATACAGCGTAGCAGAATTATGGCTTCAGAATCGTTCTGTACCGAGAACTCTTTTATGGACCTGCCTGTTACTTTTAGTACCGGTGGGGGGCTATATTTTCTATGTGTATTCCGGTCAATTGCTTTTTAAAGGGGAGCTTTTTAAAAGTAAACGCGCTAGTGACCGCGAGCTGTTTGAAGTACTCGGTAAAAACAAGCGGCCGGTTGAGATGCCGTCGATGCTCAGTGAACATCAAAGAGGATTTATCAGGTACCTTGAACGGGTGACCTTAACCGATCAAAACCAAAATACCAGGACCCAAATCTTAAAAAACGGTGAGGCAACCTTTGAGGAAGTGAAACAGCGGTTGAAGGAAGCAAAGGACTTTATTCATTTAGAGTATTATATCTTTCGTTATGACCGGCTGGGTCAGGAGCTGATGGACATCTTGAGCGCTAAAGTAAAGGAAGGGGTAGAGGTCAGGCTGATTTACGATGCGTTCGGAAGTTTCGCCCTTTCTGATCACGATAGAAGGAAAATGGCGGAATCAGGGATCCAGTTGCACCCTTTTCTGCCGCTGAAGTTTGGATGGATTACGCAAAAGTTTAATTTCCGCAATCATCGAAAAATAATTGTCATCGATGGAAAAATTGGATTTGTCGGCGGGCTGAATGTGGGCGTGGAATACCTTGGTGAGGATAACAAGATTGGTTTTTGGTGCGACACGCATGTTTTGCTGGAAGGAGAAGCGGTCCAGACACTGCATGCTGTTTTTTTATTAGATTGGAAGTATGTATGCGGTGAAATGCTGTTTGAAGATCCCCGCTATCTCATGCCGTTACCGGTTGAGGGGGATGGCCTCGTTCACGTGGTCGCTAGTGGACCCGAAACTCGGGATATGGGTGATCATTTTTATGCGCTGATTACGAGTGCAACAAAATCAATCTGGATTGCGACACCGTACTTTATTCCCAATCAGGCAATTATGACAGCATTAAGGGTGGCAGCGAAAAAAGGCATTCAAGTGCGGCTAATGGTGCCTGAAAGCAATGATGGTTTTCTCACCCAATATGCCACTCAATCCTATTTTTCTGAACTTCTTCGTGCAGGAATTGAACTCTATACCTACCAAAAAGGCTTTTTACATAAAAAAGTGATCATTGTTGACGGTGAGATGGCTTCGATTGGAACGGCAAATTTGGATCTCCGCAGTTTTCATCTGAATTTCGAGGTTCATTTGTTTTTAACAGGCACCGACAGCATTGATGACCTGGTCGGGCATTTTGAAGAGGATCTACGAGAATGCCGGAGGGTAAGGCCAGTTGGATTTTACAAAAGAGGTTTGGGGGTTAAATGGAAGGAATCTTTTGCCCGGCTGTTTTCGGGTATACTATAA
- a CDS encoding GlsB/YeaQ/YmgE family stress response membrane protein yields MGFIWSLIIGGIIGWLAGLIMGRDVPGGVIGNIIAGFIGAWIGSLLGGWGPVIGGFYILPALLGAIVFVLILSLVLRMIKRNA; encoded by the coding sequence ATGGGATTTATTTGGTCATTAATTATTGGAGGAATTATCGGTTGGTTAGCTGGACTTATTATGGGACGTGATGTTCCAGGTGGAGTAATCGGAAATATCATTGCCGGGTTTATCGGGGCTTGGATTGGCTCTCTTTTAGGCGGTTGGGGACCAGTGATTGGTGGATTTTACATTTTACCAGCACTACTCGGTGCTATTGTCTTTGTACTCATCCTAAGCCTAGTCCTAAGAATGATCAAACGTAACGCATAA
- a CDS encoding IDEAL domain-containing protein translates to MRKKAELIAKISLLKQQIDRCLDNRDREGFIQLSFELKVCQRYLGTLMNNPENTLKGHLEHNRNKFTHF, encoded by the coding sequence ATGAGGAAAAAAGCAGAGCTAATTGCAAAGATCAGTTTGTTAAAACAACAAATTGACCGGTGTCTGGATAATCGTGATCGGGAAGGATTTATTCAATTATCTTTCGAATTAAAAGTTTGCCAGCGTTATCTGGGAACGCTCATGAACAATCCTGAGAACACCTTAAAAGGACATCTAGAACACAATCGAAATAAGTTTACACATTTTTAG
- a CDS encoding general stress protein, which yields MESVKIVENGVEAKKEIAQFRMQGFTKDEIYLLAHDQNRAEHLTDALEISDIGVGEQGVLESIANVFRSRGDELRSKLESLGLSAAAAARCEEEMDHGKVIVVAAKSA from the coding sequence ATGGAAAGTGTAAAAATCGTAGAAAATGGAGTCGAAGCTAAAAAGGAAATCGCTCAATTTAGGATGCAGGGATTCACGAAGGATGAAATTTATTTATTAGCACATGACCAAAACCGGGCTGAACATCTTACGGATGCATTGGAGATAAGCGACATTGGTGTTGGGGAGCAAGGGGTACTTGAATCTATCGCCAACGTATTTCGGTCCAGGGGGGATGAACTGCGATCGAAGTTGGAGTCACTGGGGTTATCAGCAGCGGCAGCGGCGCGCTGTGAAGAGGAAATGGATCATGGAAAAGTCATTGTAGTCGCAGCTAAATCGGCTTAA
- a CDS encoding DUF1146 family protein: protein MVDSFGQIALFSIFSHLVFIALAWWALQSIRLDKLLKPNHVFQARLLYILLAIAIGSSVSNFFLDYLQWSRQLPLILQYIQLVKI, encoded by the coding sequence ATGGTGGATAGTTTTGGACAAATTGCCTTATTTAGTATCTTCTCACACCTGGTGTTTATTGCATTGGCGTGGTGGGCGCTGCAGTCGATTCGCTTAGATAAGCTGCTGAAACCGAACCATGTTTTCCAAGCTCGATTACTTTATATTTTATTGGCCATTGCCATTGGATCATCAGTTAGTAATTTTTTCCTAGACTACCTTCAATGGTCAAGACAACTACCATTGATTTTACAATACATACAACTGGTAAAAATTTAG
- a CDS encoding YwmB family TATA-box binding protein, whose protein sequence is MKRKKVLFSISVMMFVGLMVVLGSRMMAAGGDNDLVKIANAFQTEDILLEEWTFYAREHLVDLKTETEVQDYVKELKARFPDWDWSTSETSEKWEVTAVSPTSKHHKETLQIMATHTKQPASAYIVYRVSGDEWNKEMESFFTKDQFRDRLSDIFRGNPTVFSGMKGSISDKIDTAVPTVARDLLDVFDAKEIEALKEDNFMSVSANSPMFSDSIAQDMNLQIGIRSEGLGGKTTIVVGTPIITIEY, encoded by the coding sequence ATGAAGAGAAAAAAGGTACTTTTTAGCATAAGCGTGATGATGTTTGTTGGTTTGATGGTGGTCCTTGGCAGCAGAATGATGGCTGCAGGCGGCGATAATGATTTAGTGAAAATCGCTAATGCTTTTCAAACAGAAGATATTTTGCTCGAAGAATGGACGTTTTATGCAAGGGAGCATTTGGTTGACCTGAAAACAGAGACAGAAGTGCAGGATTATGTGAAGGAGCTTAAGGCTCGGTTTCCTGATTGGGATTGGTCTACAAGTGAGACCAGTGAAAAATGGGAAGTAACAGCAGTATCTCCGACTTCGAAACACCACAAAGAAACGCTTCAAATTATGGCAACCCACACAAAACAACCTGCAAGTGCGTATATAGTATATAGGGTCAGCGGTGATGAGTGGAACAAGGAGATGGAGTCCTTTTTCACTAAAGATCAATTTAGAGATAGGCTTTCCGACATATTTCGAGGGAATCCAACAGTTTTTTCTGGTATGAAGGGTAGTATCAGTGATAAGATTGATACGGCTGTACCAACTGTAGCACGTGATTTATTGGATGTTTTTGATGCAAAAGAAATCGAAGCGTTAAAAGAGGATAACTTCATGTCTGTTTCGGCGAACTCGCCAATGTTTTCAGACTCCATAGCGCAGGACATGAATTTACAAATTGGCATACGCTCCGAAGGATTGGGCGGTAAGACTACCATAGTAGTTGGCACACCAATCATTACGATTGAATATTAA
- the murA gene encoding UDP-N-acetylglucosamine 1-carboxyvinyltransferase, with product MEKIIVRGGQRLYGSVKVEGAKNAVLPVLAATLLASDGKSVIRDVPTLSDVYTINEVLRNLNAEVAFNNNTVVVDASRVLKEEAPFEYVRKMRASVLVMGSLLARNGRARVALPGGCAIGSRPIDQHLKGFEAMGAKVKVGNGFIEAEVEGRLKGAKIYLDFPSVGATENIMMAATLAKGTTIIENVAKEPEIVDLANFLNKMGANVRGAGTGTLRIEGVDVLFGADHNIIPDRIEAGTFMVASAITGGNVLVQGAVPEHLSSLIAKMEEMGVTIIEEADGVRVIGPEKLKAVDIKTMPHPGFPTDMQSQMMALLLRAEGTSMITETVFENRFMHVEEFRRMNADIKIEGRSVILNGPSNLQGAEVSATDLRAAAALILTGLVSEGNTRVTELKHLDRGYVDFHGKLAALGADIERVKEADEVFPAVESYITDLNA from the coding sequence TTGGAAAAGATCATCGTCCGCGGCGGACAAAGGCTTTATGGATCGGTTAAAGTAGAAGGTGCAAAGAACGCGGTCCTGCCTGTACTCGCTGCCACATTATTAGCAAGTGACGGAAAAAGTGTAATTCGTGATGTACCTACACTCTCCGATGTATACACAATTAATGAAGTATTACGCAACTTGAATGCTGAAGTTGCCTTTAACAATAATACAGTTGTCGTTGATGCATCTAGAGTGTTGAAAGAAGAAGCGCCTTTCGAATACGTTCGTAAGATGCGTGCATCTGTCCTCGTGATGGGTTCACTATTAGCGCGCAATGGTCGTGCACGTGTGGCTCTGCCAGGCGGATGTGCGATTGGTTCTAGACCGATTGATCAGCACCTTAAAGGGTTCGAAGCAATGGGTGCAAAGGTGAAAGTAGGAAATGGCTTTATTGAAGCGGAGGTTGAAGGCCGCTTAAAGGGAGCGAAAATCTACTTGGATTTCCCAAGTGTTGGTGCCACTGAAAATATCATGATGGCTGCCACTTTGGCAAAAGGAACAACAATTATTGAGAACGTAGCAAAGGAACCGGAAATCGTGGACCTTGCAAACTTCTTGAACAAAATGGGCGCAAATGTCCGAGGCGCAGGCACGGGCACTCTTCGTATTGAAGGTGTTGATGTATTGTTTGGCGCTGACCACAATATCATCCCTGACCGGATCGAAGCTGGAACCTTTATGGTTGCTAGTGCGATCACAGGCGGAAATGTCCTTGTACAGGGCGCTGTTCCTGAACATCTTTCTTCTTTAATTGCAAAAATGGAAGAAATGGGCGTTACGATTATCGAAGAAGCTGACGGCGTACGTGTTATCGGTCCAGAAAAACTCAAGGCTGTTGACATTAAAACGATGCCGCATCCTGGCTTCCCAACCGATATGCAATCTCAGATGATGGCTCTCTTGCTTCGTGCAGAAGGAACATCGATGATTACAGAAACGGTTTTCGAAAACCGCTTCATGCATGTGGAGGAATTCCGCCGGATGAATGCCGATATTAAGATTGAAGGACGTTCTGTTATTTTAAATGGACCTTCTAACTTACAAGGTGCTGAAGTGTCTGCGACAGACCTTCGTGCTGCGGCAGCTCTAATTTTAACAGGATTGGTTTCTGAAGGTAACACACGCGTAACGGAGTTAAAGCATTTAGACCGTGGTTATGTAGACTTTCATGGTAAACTTGCTGCTTTAGGCGCAGATATCGAACGCGTGAAAGAAGCAGATGAAGTTTTCCCAGCAGTGGAAAGTTACATCACTGATTTGAACGCATAA
- the spoIID gene encoding stage II sporulation protein D, with amino-acid sequence MKKFKPLILLASFLFALTLIIPAILVLPFGDGKVSGKLGEDLANKAPNSETAENSSDDAAVEVAVYRSSIGQIDNVPLEDYLVGVVAAEMPVEFKEEALKAQALTARTYIVKKMLSKDTIGVPEGAQVTDTQIHQVYLSEEQMRDNWGMEFESNYAKILSAVRSTSGQILTYGGQAIDASFFSTSNGYTENSEDYWPNEMPYLRSVSSPWDKNSPKFNSVKEVTVKQFESALGVKVGASGTIGKIVERTAGKRVAKVDFNGKVLTGKEIREKLDLRSSDFDWERKGNSIVITTRGFGHGVGMSQYGANGMAADGKDYQEIVKHYYQGVEVTNAESMLATITAQK; translated from the coding sequence ATGAAAAAATTCAAACCACTCATCCTACTAGCATCATTCTTATTTGCCCTCACCTTAATCATTCCAGCCATTTTAGTGTTACCGTTTGGAGATGGAAAGGTTAGCGGTAAATTAGGTGAAGACCTGGCCAACAAAGCCCCAAATTCCGAAACCGCAGAAAATTCTTCAGATGACGCCGCAGTTGAAGTAGCGGTTTACCGCTCCTCTATAGGACAAATCGATAATGTTCCACTAGAAGATTACCTCGTCGGGGTTGTAGCAGCTGAAATGCCTGTGGAATTCAAGGAAGAAGCCTTGAAGGCACAAGCACTGACAGCAAGGACGTATATCGTAAAAAAAATGCTTAGCAAAGATACGATCGGTGTTCCCGAAGGTGCGCAGGTGACAGACACGCAAATCCATCAGGTGTATTTGAGCGAAGAGCAAATGAGAGATAATTGGGGAATGGAATTTGAATCGAACTATGCGAAAATTCTTTCAGCGGTTCGGTCCACGAGTGGACAGATTTTGACGTATGGCGGTCAGGCCATCGATGCCTCCTTCTTCTCTACCAGCAACGGCTATACGGAAAACTCAGAGGACTACTGGCCCAATGAAATGCCTTACCTGCGCAGTGTATCAAGTCCATGGGATAAAAACTCCCCGAAATTCAATTCTGTTAAGGAAGTGACCGTCAAGCAATTTGAATCGGCACTGGGCGTGAAGGTTGGAGCAAGCGGGACGATTGGAAAAATTGTTGAGCGAACCGCTGGCAAGCGTGTCGCCAAAGTGGACTTTAATGGCAAGGTCCTAACCGGGAAAGAGATTCGTGAAAAATTAGATCTGCGGTCGTCGGACTTTGATTGGGAGCGCAAGGGGAACAGCATCGTGATTACCACCCGCGGCTTCGGACACGGCGTCGGCATGAGCCAATACGGCGCAAACGGCATGGCTGCTGATGGGAAGGACTACCAAGAGATCGTGAAGCACTATTATCAGGGTGTGGAAGTTACTAATGCGGAGAGTATGCTTGCGACGATAACTGCGCAGAAATAG